The genomic window CAAAACAAGGTCGCTGAATTGCTGGGCCTGATTATGGGTCTGTCCCCGGAGTCCGAGGAATCAAAACAAGGTCGCTGAATTGCTGGGCCTGATTATGGGTCTGTCCCCGGAGTCCGTCCCCGGAGTCCGTGGAGCATCAAAAGACGGGTTTTATCGGGATGGCGGCGATGAAGGCGGGAATGAACCGTAAGACCGCCAGTGGGTATATCGAGAGCGGAGAGCTGACACCTACTCTTTGATGGGTGACCCCGATCCCTTGATTGACTCTCTATCTGGTTTCTGTCACCCTTTCACCATCAACAGTGGAGTCCTGAGCAATTTACATGGTGCTGGCGAGTTATGAGAGTTCAAACATCCAAGTGGACTGAAGATACCATTCCCTATATCTGCTGGGACCGCCACTGGACGGTTGCGAATATCCGTGAGCGGTTGAATGCCTCGCAGGGCGTGGAGCGCCATCGGCTTATGGCGTGGTTGATGCGTGAGTTGAAGACTCAGGAGGTCTGGTTCTTTCTGAAACCGGCCGATGTTCAGCGCGAGTTCGAGGGTATACGTCTCTGGCTTGGCCCGGCGCGCCCTTTGTGGGAGTATCTACTGAAGGCTTGGCATGAACTGGGAAAACTCTAAGGCCATTACCCCCCTTAAACGGGAGTTTCTCAAGGCTTTCTTTCTTCGTGAAAAACGCTTTTTTCTCACGGGTGGGAGCGCGTTGGGACTGTTCTATCTTCAGCACAGATTCTCCTATGATCTCGACCTGTTTTCGACGGGGCACGTGGACTGGATCGAACTCGATGGCACGATGCATCTGTGCGCACGGGCGATGAGTGCCGACTTGGAGTTGCTGCGTAATGCTCCAACCTTCAGGCGATATCGCCTTGTCAGAGCGGATCATTCCGAGATCATCGATATCGTCGTAGATGTGAGTCCCCAGGTTGATTCCGAGAAACGGTGGATAGGGGATGTGCAGGTTGACACCCTTCATGAGATCATGTTGAACAAGATAACGACGTTGATTAGCCGTTGTGAACTGAAGGATATCGTTGACCTCTTTTTCCTGGAGAGGGTGGGTTTTAAGATTGAAGACTGTTTCGAAGAAGCACAGCAGAAGGATGGCGGGCTGGACCCCGCCATGATTTCCCTGTTGCTGAACTCCGTGACAATTACCGAGTTGCCCGATTACATGATCGAGCCGCTGACCATTGAGGAACTGCGTGGATTTGTCGATGACATGAAACGCCGCATGGTCCTGATGGCGTATCCTGAATCGGTCGGAGACGGAACGTAGCTCCGATCGCCTGATACACGGTCTACGGTTCTTCCGGGGCGCAGCTCCGGGTATTGGCGACTCTTCTGGAGCCGGGGCGCCCCTTGGCGCGACGTAGTCCCGTAATCTTTGCCGTAATCTGAAAAGATAACGGTAAAGATTACGGTAAAGACAACGGGGTGGTAATCGCTAACTTCGTCGGAGAAAACATCGACAAAGCTTACGACAAAGTGAATGTGCACTTCCTCGCCGATTGGCACAAGGAGCCGCTATGAACCGTGGTCCTGATTATGGGCCTGTCCCCGGAGTCCTTGTCCCCGGAGTCCCTCGGGAGGGTGCGATTTTTTCTGGTCGTATTCGTTTTCTCTATCATGCGATGTGACTTTTCCATCTTCAAGTCTGGTTATTTTTGACCGTCTAATACACTGGCAAACATAGGAGACAAGAATGGACTTGTTATGAGAAACTGTTATGAATTTCTGTAGTCTGAAAGTCTGTTTGTTAATAGAACTCTTTGTTTATAGGGGTTTTGTGAAAGTGGCGGAGGGGGAGGGATTCGAACCCCCGTTACCAGTGAAGGTAAACATGATTTCGAGTCATGCGCATTCAACCGGGCTCTGCCACCCCTCCAAAAGGGTTGCGAAAGGCGGGGTAAAGCTAGGAAACCTGCATTAAAAAGTCAAGGCATGGTTAGAGCGAAAAGTGTCTAGATTTGAAAATCCAATATCAAAAGTTTCTGGATTTGTATTTTCAAATCTTAACTTTCGACTTTCGACTTTGGACCTTTCTCACTTGCCGCTCTTGCAACCTTAGCCTTATTCTTTTTGTCCACAATCTTGAGCCAGCGTTTCGGGGGAGTTCTCATATTACGCTGTTGTTTTGAGAATGATTCTTTCGATTGGTTCGTCATAATATATTTCCTTACCCTCCATATTACTGGATCCGATGGGATTTGGCCATATATGGCTATCCGATCTGAGGATGGTTTTGCCGCCGGGGTGACCATCGAGGGGGTACCCGTGAGAGGGGATGCTGCATTCTGGTCCGCCTGGCAGTTTGATGGGCCGAAAACAGGCAAGGGATTCGCGGTTCTGGCTCCCCATTCATTTTCATCATGATCCGCAGAGGATGAAGGCTGTAGGGATCTCCCGTTTTATCCTTATTCATGGTACATCCATTTCATTTCGGAACCGGCCTGTATCAGGCGGGCCTGTTAGCCGTACAACATGATCTGTCCTACTCCTCGGTTTATTATGCTTCAAGGCAAAATCAACGGCTGAGGTCTTTTCCGCTTTATCAATTCTGGGAATAATGGCGATATGAAAGCCCTTTTAATCCTCAATTATCAGCTTTAAATCTTCTAAATTGTAGAGCTGGCACAACAAACGCTACATACCCTATCAATGTTCTAATAAAGGAGGGGTAATGAAGCTATTAAATGGATGTATTTGGGGTATGGCTATCATCGTAATGGGGGCTCGGGCCGGCTGGGCCTATGACTCGTATTCTGGGGGGGCAGAAGGCGGATGCATCGATTGTCACGGGGATTTCAGAGGATCTACGTCTCTGAAAGGGACGATATTCCCTTCTTCGCAAAATCATGAGATGCATCGCGGTGCAAGCAACATGGCAACGGCTTGTAATCTCTGTCATTCGGGAAGCAGCAGGACTCCTGTCTATACCTATACTTCAAACGGCACCGTCAATAACCCGGGATTGGGTTGTTCCGGATGTCATGTGGGGGCAGGGCTTCGTAGGCATCATGCCAACAATGGCGTTACGCTTTGTTACGACTGCCATACGGATGGGGCCCCTCCCGCTGAGTCTGTAAAGCCGCCTTATTATAACACTGTGGATACCAAGGCTAAAAATCCCGGAAATACGGTTCTTGCGGCCAACACCAATGAGAACTGGTCGGTGGGGGATTTCTTGGGATTGGATAACGATGGCAACAACCTTTACGATTTGGCGGATTATGCGATTGGCCCCTATAAAATCCTGAAGCTTAATCGTGAGACCAATAATATTCGTATCACTTGGCTCACAGCAGGGGGGCGCGATAATAATGCAGTTCAAGCGGCACAGATCGTAACAGGTCTTGGAGTAAATATCAGTCCTGATATTAATATTCCCGGCGTGGGGCTGGTGACGAACTCGTATGTTCATGTCGGGGGCGCGACCAATTCCATACGCTTCTATCGAATGAGCGCAGTGGTTCCATAAAAGCTGCTAATAGATGTCGTTAGCTGACAAGGCCCGTTCCAGAGAGTCGCCGTGACGGGCGAGGCACATAATCGACTTGGCAATGTCTTCGGGATGAACCGTGGCACGCAGATGAGTATGGACCAGGGCGAAGAACAGGTTGTTATCAAGCATGGCCAGACCGAATCTCTCTCGTGGCGCAGACTTACAACATCTCCGGCGATTTGCCCCGTTTTATTCTCACCTGGTCACTGCGCGGCCTGCCGGTGAACCCGCTTTGCCGGTGAGCGCCAGCTGGTCCGATGGCAAGAGCGTCCATATCAATTGGC from bacterium includes these protein-coding regions:
- a CDS encoding nucleotidyl transferase AbiEii/AbiGii toxin family protein, with amino-acid sequence MNWENSKAITPLKREFLKAFFLREKRFFLTGGSALGLFYLQHRFSYDLDLFSTGHVDWIELDGTMHLCARAMSADLELLRNAPTFRRYRLVRADHSEIIDIVVDVSPQVDSEKRWIGDVQVDTLHEIMLNKITTLISRCELKDIVDLFFLERVGFKIEDCFEEAQQKDGGLDPAMISLLLNSVTITELPDYMIEPLTIEELRGFVDDMKRRMVLMAYPESVGDGT